One segment of Gordonia terrae DNA contains the following:
- a CDS encoding alpha/beta fold hydrolase → MATGLTAVVVAGLVSVGQFAATPEASAAPALDWEACPAVHGVPATVRCATVEVPLDYRKPDGKTIEIGVSRMQARDQSRRRGVVMGNPGGPGGDGIAMFSQVPPPAAMLDEWDLVAVQPRGLVSGTPLRCEPITGDEPELMTALGKVNRDRCEARTPGLGASLTTENTARDMEVVRGLLGESKVSLYGISYGTLLMSTYATLFPQRVDRMVLDSGFDPDLVWNTLLSAQTPGYKARVHAMMAWIARHDRIYGLGETPLAVYRKWSDRVSAEAGVPPSLLAPPAQVGDVPPGLRAFAQQYIAGTDLTADARARFENLMLTLLRPGSLQLSSQLLVLTRALAPDRNSWPLVAQLTAKPGRKLPTPAPAVLEAAQVSQDMQGAVLCNENRVPAQPSLGFQAFVANYVTGDPFEAPGLAYESGLACAGAPALARPIEIRNRGLAVTPLQIQSVGDPQTPYRGALKMRSLMRSHLITVGGGDHAQLGRANKPLENAIVEYLRTGRTAVQRVPEAPITAPLTQMPPAFAAGTAGR, encoded by the coding sequence GACCGTCCGATGCGCGACGGTCGAGGTGCCGCTCGACTACCGGAAGCCGGATGGCAAGACGATCGAGATCGGTGTCAGCCGGATGCAGGCGCGAGACCAATCGCGCCGGCGCGGTGTCGTGATGGGCAACCCGGGAGGTCCGGGTGGCGACGGCATCGCGATGTTCAGCCAGGTGCCCCCGCCCGCGGCGATGCTCGACGAATGGGACCTGGTGGCCGTGCAGCCCCGGGGTCTGGTGTCGGGCACGCCGCTGCGCTGCGAACCCATCACCGGCGACGAACCCGAACTGATGACTGCGCTGGGCAAGGTGAATCGCGATCGCTGTGAGGCCCGGACACCGGGTCTGGGGGCCTCGCTCACCACCGAGAACACCGCCCGGGACATGGAGGTCGTCCGCGGTCTGCTCGGTGAGTCGAAGGTCAGTCTCTACGGCATCTCCTACGGCACCCTGTTGATGTCGACGTATGCGACCCTGTTCCCGCAGCGGGTCGACCGGATGGTCCTCGATTCCGGTTTCGACCCCGATCTCGTGTGGAACACCCTCCTCTCCGCCCAGACGCCCGGCTACAAGGCCCGCGTACACGCGATGATGGCGTGGATCGCGCGCCACGACCGGATCTACGGTCTCGGAGAGACTCCGCTGGCCGTGTACCGGAAGTGGAGTGACCGGGTCAGTGCGGAGGCAGGCGTCCCGCCGTCCCTCCTGGCGCCGCCGGCCCAGGTGGGCGACGTGCCCCCGGGACTGCGGGCGTTCGCCCAGCAGTACATCGCCGGCACCGACCTCACCGCCGACGCGCGGGCGCGGTTCGAGAACCTGATGCTCACGTTGCTCCGACCCGGCTCGCTGCAACTGTCGTCGCAGCTACTGGTGCTCACTCGCGCCCTCGCGCCGGATCGGAACTCGTGGCCACTCGTCGCACAGTTGACCGCGAAGCCCGGCCGCAAGCTGCCCACCCCGGCGCCCGCGGTCCTCGAAGCCGCGCAGGTCTCTCAGGACATGCAGGGCGCGGTCCTCTGCAACGAGAACCGGGTGCCCGCACAGCCTTCGCTCGGCTTCCAGGCGTTCGTCGCGAACTACGTCACCGGGGATCCGTTCGAGGCGCCCGGGCTCGCCTATGAGTCCGGACTCGCCTGCGCCGGCGCGCCGGCCCTCGCCCGGCCGATCGAGATCCGCAATCGCGGGCTGGCGGTGACACCGTTGCAGATCCAGAGCGTCGGCGACCCGCAGACCCCGTATCGCGGCGCGCTGAAGATGCGTTCACTCATGCGGAGCCACCTCATCACCGTCGGCGGTGGCGACCACGCGCAACTCGGCCGGGCCAACAAGCCGCTCGAGAACGCGATCGTCGAATATCTCCGCACGGGGCGGACCGCCGTGCAGCGCGTTCCCGAAGCACCCATCACGGCTCCGCTGACGCAGATGCCGCCGGCATTCGCGGCCGGCACGGCCGGTCGGTGA